The Candidatus Hydrogenedentota bacterium genome includes a window with the following:
- a CDS encoding undecaprenyl-diphosphate phosphatase, whose amino-acid sequence MQYVFAAILGLVEGVTEFLPVSSTGHMILVEDLLRLEGKPGFADAFMVMIQLPAILAVVLYFWKRLWPFGAEADTRAIFGLWARVLTAFLPAAVIGFLLDDFIEARLFNPPTVAASLVAGGVVLLVIERRSIPVRHTDPALLGFRTALLIGFFQCLAMIPGTSRSAATIIGAMLLGVGRPAAAEFSFFLALPTMTGAAGLKLMENGLAFSAREWGLLFTGSAVSFVSAYAVVAAFMAYIRRRNFVPFAWYRIALGGAVTAWMLLR is encoded by the coding sequence ATGCAGTATGTTTTCGCGGCAATTCTGGGACTCGTCGAGGGTGTGACGGAGTTCCTTCCCGTCAGCAGCACCGGCCACATGATCCTGGTCGAGGATCTGCTTCGTCTGGAGGGGAAGCCCGGCTTTGCGGACGCGTTCATGGTGATGATCCAGCTTCCGGCGATCCTTGCCGTGGTCCTCTATTTCTGGAAGAGGTTGTGGCCCTTCGGCGCGGAGGCGGACACGCGCGCCATTTTCGGCCTGTGGGCGCGGGTGCTCACGGCCTTCCTGCCCGCGGCCGTGATTGGGTTCCTGCTGGATGACTTCATCGAGGCGCGGCTCTTCAACCCGCCCACGGTGGCCGCCTCGCTCGTTGCCGGCGGCGTGGTGCTGCTGGTGATCGAGCGGCGGAGCATACCCGTCCGCCACACGGACCCGGCCCTGCTCGGCTTCCGCACCGCCCTGCTCATCGGGTTCTTTCAATGCCTGGCCATGATCCCGGGCACGTCACGGTCCGCGGCCACCATCATCGGCGCCATGCTGCTGGGGGTGGGGCGGCCGGCGGCGGCGGAGTTCTCGTTCTTTCTGGCCCTGCCCACCATGACCGGCGCGGCCGGCCTCAAATTGATGGAGAACGGCCTGGCCTTCTCCGCGCGGGAATGGGGGCTGCTGTTCACGGGGTCGGCGGTGTCGTTTGTCTCCGCCTACGCGGTGGTGGCCGCCTTCATGGCCTACATCCGCCGCCGGAACTTCGTGCCCTTCGCGTGGTACCGCATCGCGCTGGGGGGGGCGGTGACGGCCTGGATGCTGCTGCGCTGA